The following DNA comes from Oncorhynchus mykiss isolate Arlee chromosome 16, USDA_OmykA_1.1, whole genome shotgun sequence.
AGACACCAGGGATTAAACCACTTCCTATGGAAATTACCCCAAATTAGTTTACTGTCCTCTAGTCAAGAAACAGCCTAACAAAgacacatacctacagtacagtactacagtGGCAACATCCAGCTGAATGTTCAACAGTTTGCAGCAGCAGTACcagtcctctgaatcattcagtgtGACAACGTGCAGTAGCTTATCTATCTCACATTACTGCTTTGTTACTCACTGCCTCAACTAACTGATATCAAAGCTGTATTTCTCAATATTGAATTCCCTGGCTCTTGTCCTGGCTTCGTCTGTTTGTATGTTCGTTGTAGATTTTCTGTTTTATAGGATAGCTCACACTGCCTGTGTTTGttattaaaggcccaatgcagccgtttttatctcaatatcaaatcatttctgggtaacaattactgtgattgttttcaattgcaatttctcaagcaaaactttagctaggactgtctgggagtggtctgagtgtggAGGGAAAAACTGAAAATTAGTTATTTGGAACTCTCTTATTGGCCTATTAAGTCATTTaccaccaggcaggccaaaactctatCCCACCAAAACAAtctgaaatttcaggcggtctgGTCAaccagctcttacactaaaagggcattatcataattttcataattttaCAGTATAATTCCAAACTCATAGTGtggaaacatttatttttaaacacaATTAAATcccatttttgactgcactgggcctttatcTAAGTGGGCTGAAATACTGTTATGCTGGTGTTGGTGTGACACAATGTTTGAAAACGTGTCTCCGTcaccatcctctctccctttctccaaaGATACACTGACATTATGATACTTAATTCAAGTGATGAAAATTCCTTttctatttaatttattttggaGTATGAATTTCCATGCAGCACTGCTTGAATTTTACACTTATCCTATAATCGTGTCAGAAAAATAGTTAGGCTACGTGAAACAGTCcattgttgttgaaatgacgttCTGACTGCTCTAATAGTTGATTGTTTGTACATATGTTGGATTTTTGTGGTTGACAGTGTGCGTTCTGAAGTGGCAGACAAAAAAAAGCTTATGGCTGTTACCCTTTTCAAGAAGttgttaagcatatttttatACACGTCAATAtaatattttatatataaatTGTTGGTTTATGTAATGAACTACAATGCCATGTATTTTTATATTGTCAGcagtttttttaatttaaaaacagaggttattttatttatttgctaGGGAGAGCATTGTGCTTTGGACGCGGTAGCACCCTCATGGAGAATCTCACCACACACATCTGAGCTATTCAACTGCTGTACATGTTATGatttttgtttcattttcttTCAATTTTATTTATACTTTGACCATTTAATATTGGAATGTATCATGATAATGTCTTGCTTATGGCATACCCTACTACAATGCTAATTTTGGTAAATTAAGTTTGAATATGTTACAGTTACTTACTTGTCTTTGAATTGTGTGATAAACTGTGTGATTAGATCATTTCTATTTCTCACCCATCTTGTTGTGCCAATGTATGTGCTGTGATGGTAGGGCCATGCACAGGGGGCCTATATTTACAAAgcctaaaatgtaaaaaatgatatcaaaatgaataacaataaatacatatattaatataaaaaaaagagcattactgtgtgttttatttgTGAGCTTCGCCAGTGCAGTAGCTGTGGTGGTATCGGATCTCATTCATTTTACAAAGCTGCTTAGTCATAGTCACTATCTGAAGCACTGCACAGGTGTAGCACAGCTACTCTGCTAGCCACTGTTCTCTTATGTCAGCTGAGCTGATTTAAAATGACTGTTAATAAGATTTAATAACTGTCTCTGTCCATATCACGTTAAGATAAACCAACAAGTTAAAGATGAACCAACACGTTATTAACATGTATGTAGTAGGAATGAATAGGCATTAGTATGACTTAGGTTTTCTCCCATGTCTAGGGGATGCAAAGGACAATTTGTTCCAGCATCTACAGTATACAAGGACACATGCCTGTTTCCAAGGAAACAGCATAGAATATCCTATTTGTCAATGCATACGAATTTGAAATGCAGGTCTCGCAGAGGATGATGCAGGAAAGTAAGCAGTGTCCTTTGTTAAATCACACCACATGTCCTACTTCTGTATCTAGGGTGGTTACATTTGCTATTCTTAGGAAAGTGAATATACGAGACATCCTATAGCTACCCTCTCTGTGCACAGAATTAACAATCTAAATGTGCTCAGATGGAAGACATCAAAATGCTATGTAAATAACATTGCTTGTAGTATATCCTATATAAGAGCATGGTTTATATGCAGACATAAAGACAAGCTATATTCAACTAAAGCCCAATGTGACGATGATCAGTATGGGTTAATAATGTCGATTCCACCAAATGTATGCATTTAAACATGCAGAGTGTAATCCATTTCTGTTGCAATGCTGTAGTTATTAGTGGCCCGAAGCATATGAGAGATGGCATGTCAGAAGTAATAACAGAGTGGAggttctgtgtcccaaatggcaccctattccctgtagtaCACTATAtggtgccctggtcaaaagccaTGCCCTGGTGCACTATAGGggtcctgttcaaaagtagtgcactaaatagggaatagtgtcATCTGCGATGCACACACCTCATGACATTGGAGCTGCTCTAAGGCCAGGGATGGTGAAAATAAGGGGAGAACACCAGGCAAGGGTAACAACGCTAATACAATTATGCAACATTGGGAAACTAACCTTAATCATATGGATCCCTTGTCATGTTTCAGTTTGAGTAGGTCTGCACAGTTAATAAGCAAAGAGAGATGAGAGTGTATCATGTGAATCATTCGGACAACATGCTTGTTTCAGTCAAATTTAGTCATAGGCACTGCTGTGCTGAGATAGGTAGATGAGGGCTGCAACTTTTCTAGTGAGAAAATTCCTCTATGATCAATTCATCAAAATGTGTAATGTTTGTCTTCTATGGAATTTATCTTTGGAAAGCTCAAGTACTGCACATATGCAGGATTTAGCTCCTTTACTTTCAGAGTCGAACTTTATTCTCCTTATAGGAAAGCTCTGCATTGCAACAGTGTAGCAGAACTGTGAGGACAGCTCTAGTATCCCATTACGGTTAGTCACTAGTCAGTAACATTTTATATGAAAGAAATGGACAAGTTTCCGCCTATAAGATCACATGACATGATTGTAACATATCTTTGGCTTTTCACAACTGTCCATCACCTGAACACACAGGTGGACCAACACAACCGGGGTCAGCAGTTCAGTTCCTCAATATTTTTTTTGAGACTAGCTGGACTGGAATATATCTGAAGAAGATATCCAAAATGAGTGTTAAAACAAGCACAAATGTAGGCTAATACTGATCTGAATTCAGACGGGATTGCTCCGGTAACATTACGCAGTGACACCGGGAAGTCAGTTTGTGAAAGATCAGAATCGGGAGAAGAAAAAATAAAGTTCACACGCAAGTCAAAGCCAGGCAAGCTCTACGATGGCGTCCAGCGGCAACGCTGTTTCCAGTCCTATGGTGATATTGGCTCCAAAAACTAAAACCAAAAAGAAACATTTTGTGCAGCAAAAGGTGAAGGTCTTTCGTGCCAGTGGCCCAGTCTTGAGCGTTTTTATGTGGGGTGTAAATCATTCGGTGAGTATTAAACGTTATGTTTTCAATGTTAGTTATTCTAGCTTACCTAACTAGCTATCTACAGTAGCTATATActtcaggtagctagctagttatcaaACCTAGCTGTTAGTGTAGCTAACTGACTAATTTATGCGCATTCATTAGAAATGTAACATTAACTAAACAAACCGTTACGTTAACTGGGTTAATGTCTGGTTGATTGCTAAACGCGTTGGCTAGAGTTGTTTGTGTCAGTAACACTAACAGCAGGCTAACTAACCAACTTGCTGCTGGCTACTAGCTAACTATCAGCTGACACTGAAGTGTGTCGCGTCATGGACTGTGTGTTGTATGGGCTTTGCTGATAGAAAAGTTAGCCAGTGTGGTCCCTAATGACCGGGCTACAGGGCAGGCTGTCATAAAAATAATTTCCATCTTGTTTGCTATCTATTAACTGCATCTTTAACCCTCATGATGATCCCATATTATGTATTTTCCCATTATGAAAGTctagtaacgttagctaatggGAGTACCGTACTTATTTCTGTTTGTCTGCAGATTAATGACCTAAACCAAGTGCCTGTTCCTGTCATGCTGCTGCCTGACGACTTCAGAGCAAACACTAAGATCAAAGTCAACAATCACCTCTTCAACAAGTAATGTTTGCGCACTCTTGTCAATACTGTTTCccttatatgtatgtatgtatgtgtctgtgtgtgtgtgtgtgtatatattacatacatacataattaGCCTATGTCACTAAATGAGTTACATATTCTCATCTTTCACCTATGGCAAAGTAAGAAATTATTTTGGTATGTTACACCGGGAAGGAATGGCAAGAGGGAGAGTAAACACTGCAAGTCGTTGAGAATTTGTTCAACATTCCCCTGCAGAGAGAATCTACCTGGACATTTTAAGTTTAAAGAATACTGTCCCCAAGTGTTCCGCAATCTTCGGGAGCGCTTCGGAATTGAGGATCTCGACTACCAGGTATGAGTGTTGCTAtgtttgacacaactttggaaacTCCCACTAGCCCATACCTTCACCCATCCAAtgcttttagatgtgtgtgtgaagTAGTGACCAGTGCAGACTTCAGAAGAAAGGAGATGTTATTGGGACACACCGATGGACAAGGCGAATGACTATTAAAACAATAAATATGAAGTTTATCATCATGCAGTTGATTTTCAAGCACACCTGTTTTCTCTCTCGTCCCTGTAGGTGTCGTTGACCCGCAGCCCTCCTGTAAGAGGTGGGGACACCCAGGGGGAGGGGATCCTCCTGACCTCCTACGACCGCACGCTGGTCATAAAGCAGATCTCTAGTGAGGACGTGGCAGACATGCACGGCATCCTGTCTGAATACCACCAGGTAATGTAATGACATCCAGGCTGTGGGCAGCTGACTCAACCTCTGTTCGAAGCCTATGGATGGCATCATATTCCCGTTATAGTgcgctactgttgaccagagccctatgggtgacATTTGTGATACAGTCCAAGTGAGGGTAAAGGTTGCGCTTTATCTTGGTGAAGTTTTGCAATGCTTTACTTGTTCAAATGAACAGTACATTTGATAAACAAAAACTTTGGTTGGATGCGTCAAAAGCATTACAACATTGTGGGCTTCCTAGAATTGCAAATTAGCATCTTATACTTTGTCTCATGATCTGTACTCTGGTGATACTGCAGTATGTTATTGTAATAGGGTGTTATTATGACTGTTCTTCATGCCTCATGTTTTGCACGACTAGGTGAGGAGAGACAATATTTGGAGATGCATTGGTCAGTATGCTTTTTCACATCAGTTTTGCAGCTATTCTAATTGAACTTGGCATTAATCAATTCGGGCTAAAGAGAGGGAAAATATTTTGGCACACATTTCATTTGAAAGCCTTGGACTCGCCATTCCATTCACCAGATGTGAATTTCTGGTTAGCAGAAGAACAAGTTGCCTTGCTCGTGATCAAAGTTGTGTCTCGGATTAGGCCGTCCTTGTCCATAATCGTATCCattatactttaaaaaaaaactgatcCTACATCAGCACTCTGACCTTGAGGCCCTGGTTATTTAAACAGCTGTGTTAGGCTAGAGTGTATTTGCTTGCGTGGGTCATTTGTGACCGAATGAACAggttattataattattatcatCGGAGCAGCAGAGCTCTTGTCTCTATTGTTGGATCCCAAATGGCCCatcgggctctggtcaaaagcagacCTGCCAACCTGAACACATTTTGCGTACCATGCACGCAATTCAAGGTCAAAGTATGCTGGTACAAAAAACAACCCTAAAATACGCAAAAATAGTCTTTTAGTTGGCACATTTAGTATTTTTTGACTCAACCGTCTGAAGTTGGAGTTGAGCTAATCCGAGGATTTGGGTGAGGACAAATTATCTCTACCGCATTGTCAGTTGGTAAATTCAGAGcttttcgctctcggagcgtaCACTGGACTCTCTGgccaaggagtagggttgatccgagcgttctgacctcacaacagcagtcaagcacccaagttaactggctaatgttggctagcttgcaGGCTACTTCCAGAAACAAATGAGAGCACACCTCACTCTGGCCATTTTACTCGCActtgcagagctggttaggctgttttcatgttatccagagcgttggagattgcaactgtgctgctggcaacaatttcatgcCGCTTTTTTTGCAAAAGTTTACCGACACGGTCcgtattcaacgggtgttgagcgttcataaattcatcagttattctgcgctctggcagtCAGAttagagtgctctgaaatcagagtagatggccatagtgaatttacgaacgcacccaaaGCAAGAACACTTTCTGGCCTTGTTGGATTAGCTCAGGCACGGAGGTCTGTAACAAGCTCATATAGGCCTAGTTCAGTTTCATATTCTAAATAGCCTACAGTAAACTGTACTTCTACATTGCATCCAGTAATTGAATTATTCAAAATGTTCTCCCCAAACTAAATTAACCCAGTTTAAATGTTCACTGGTATCCACATAAAGATAACTATTAATTAGAATAATCATTATTCCCTAAATTTAACCTGGAAAAGGTTTAACCTTGAAAATCTTGAGTGTCAacagctaggtttccattcaattGGGAACAGATCCTCCTGCAAATATTCTATAATCCGCATAAAGAAAATGTTAATGTGCCGAATTAAAATCTAAAGTACAGTGTGTTTTCCATCGGATCTTCAACTGTTGCGTTGAATAGAAAATGTGCCTATTCTGGTCTTGGTACGTGGGttctagccaacagcttgcagatacagtgcaggtagggtGGTCTACCTGATGAGATTATTACGAATAAGAGTGAGAATATTTTTTGGGGTCAAACGGcggtcaagcatcgatcatcatttCACCAGAATAAAACCCTCGATATTTATAAGAAAAGGAACATCaagatcactgtgcactttcaccaccctgagaagttcatcgtaacttatttgatctgtagcctaataaactgcttGGTTTTccaagtcgtagtgggaggaccgcACACCATACCATCGCGTTTTCTTCGATATGATGGttgttatatcaatatttgtacGTAAAGGTGTTTCCACCCCTTTTTCTCACATcttactgacacaaaaagatcccaccgtgTCGAACTAACAAATTATCTTTCAGCCTATAAAATTGTACCAAAACAActtgtttccatcacagctgtcgtgatttatttttatatacGGTATGGCCCTACTTGCATGAAAACTTGGGATGGAAATGTGGTTAATGAGACCGCTTCAATTTAATTTAGGATCAAACAAAAGATTTCTGTGTTGGCTACATTGtttaatatacactgaacaaatatataaacgcaacatgtaaagtgttggtccaatgtttcatgagctgaaataaaagatcccagaaatgttccatatgcacaaagatATTATTTCTCTCAATTCCTTGTTAGTGAccttttctcctttgccaagataatccttccACCTGGCAAGGttggcatttcaagaagctgattaaacagcagcaTCATTacgtcgcagttgtaaatgagaacttgttctcaactggcctacctggttaaataaaggtaaactaaaattgcacaggtgcaccttgtgctggggacaataaaaggccactctaaaatgtgtagttttgtcacacaacgcaatgccacagatgtctcaagttttgagaaagtgcaattggcatgctgattgctgaaatgtccactagagctgttgccagagaattgaatgttcatttctctaccataagctccttccaacattgttttagagaatttggcagtacatccaactggcctcacaactgcagaccatgtgtatggtgtcttgtgggcaagcggtttgctgatgtcaacgttgtgaacagcgtgtgcatggtggggttatggtatgcgCAGGCATGAGCTACGGTCAACGAACATAATAGcgttttattgatggcaatttggaTGCACAgcgataccatgacgagatcctgaggcccattgtcacgCCATTCATTAAACATGACCTCATGTTTTAGCATGGTAATGCACaaccccatgtcacaaggatctgtacacacttcctggaagctgaacatgtcccagtttttccatggcctgcatacccaCCAGACAAGTCACCCAtttagcatgtttgggatgctctggatctatgtgtacgacagcatgttctcGCCAATATTgaacaacttcacacagccatttgatgtggagtgggacaacattccacaggccgcaATCAACattctgatcaactctatgcgaaggagatttcgtgctgcatgaggcaaatgatcacaccagatgctgactggttttctcatccacgcccctactttttttgtttaaaggtacagtatctgtgaccaacagatgcagatctgtattcccagtcatgtgaaatccatagattagggcctaatgcatgtATTTCaagtgactgatttcctcatatgaactgtaactcagtaaaatctttgaaattgtttcatgttgcattttatatttttgttcagtgtaatttaaGACTCTAGGTTTCATGAAATGGCAGTCACAGGTTTTTCAAAAATGCTAAATGCTCCAACTTCCTGAGGGGGAAGTTGATTGACACCCTCAGGCCCTCCTCCTTACCAAACCGTATGCCTACATCTGCACCACCTTGTCAGAAAATCCTAAGGATAGCCCTGATTGTACATTTACATGTATTTCTAGTGAGCTACTGAAGAGCCGCCAATAATTACAAAGTACCCATAAGTCTATAACCTACCATTTATACTGAGCCAGTCTCCTGCCAACATCATTATTAGGCCAAAAAAAAGCCATTTGCCTATGATTTGAGCAGTGTGGGTGTGGCATGCTCGCTGTTGTGGGGTCTGCAGAGCAGGGGGGTGCTGCTGCCTCAATGAATTGATACTCATTCTTCAAGGTTGTTAGGTcagcaaaagtagtgcactatgtagggtgccatttgggacttggCTTATGTGTCCTGGGGGCGTTGTTTATCTTGCATCCCATCCACATTGCCACTGCCGCTCACTTTGGCTCCATGCAGACCCCAAAGAATAGAAGCGGGGAATATAAATAGTACAGTAGTCTCTTCAAAGCATCATATCTTTTGTTAGCATTCTGCTAGCTACATTGTGTTTCAGTCAGGAGAACTCTGAATGAGGTCAGTTTAAAGTGTGTCCCATTTTTAATAGATCAGTCTGCGTGGGGACACATTTGTAAcctggatagagagacagagaaagagtgacaGGATGtaagatggggagatggagagagcagtTTGGTTGAAAAACAGTATGAAAAACATTTCAATTTCATCTTCAACCAGGGGTGAAAGGAGTCATGTGAATGTACTTTGGACAGTACTGGTGCATGTTTTTTGACCACGGCCCTatgggtgccatttcagacacaaccATAGTCTATTTGCTGTTCATTCTTTCCTGTCTTCTCCCTGGCTGCAGCACATAGTGAAGTGCCACGGCAGCACTCTGCTGCCCCAGTTCCTGGGGATGTACCGCGTGGGTGTGGAGAATGAGGAGACCTACCTGATCGTCATGAGGAACATGTTTAGTCACAGACTGGTGGTGCACAGGAAGTATGACCttaaggtgagagggagagactcacgcaaaaaaacacacacacacacagtacaacgtcaaggtgagagacacacacacacacacctagataTACACAAACTTCCAGGTTTTCCAGAATTCTTGATTGGATGATTTTTGCTTATTCCCTTCTTATTCCGGGAATCTTCCAACCGGGATTTCTGGGAAACCTGGGCATATAGGTAAAGTTACCCTAGACTCATCTGTTGTAAAATTCTTGTTTCATTAGCCACTTCATGATTTCCACTCAGAGGTCATATAATCCCTGATCTTGCCTATTAACCTGTTATTTTATGATACTCAGGGCTCTCTGGTGTCTCGTGAAGCAAGTGACAAAGAGCGGGTAAGGAGACTAACAATGTGTATCTTACccaaacatacactaccgttcaaaagtttggggtcacttacaaatgtccttgtttttgaaagaaaatcacatttttatgtgcattaaaataacatcaaatttatcagaaataccgtgtagacattaatgttgtagatgactgttgtagctggaaacggctgatttgtaatggaatatctacataggtgtacatagacccatttatcagcaaccatcactcctgtgttccaatggcacgttgtgttagctaatccaagtttatcattttaaaaggctaattgatcattagaaaacccttttgcaattatgttagcacagctgaaaactgttctgttctgatttaaagaagcaataaaaattgcctttttagactagttgagtacctggaacatcagcatttgtgggtttgattacaggctcaaaatggccagaaacaaataactttcttctgaaactcgtcagtctattcttgttctgagaaatgaaggctattccatgagagaaattgccaagaaactgaagatctggtacaatgctgtgtactactcccttcacagatcaGCGCAACTGGCACTAAccttgcgggtactatttaatgaagctgccagttggggacttgtgaggcatctgtttctcaaactagacactctaatgtacgtgtcttcttgctcagttgtgcaccggggcctctcactctttctattctggttagcctttttttaaatgataaacttggattagctaacacaacgtgccattggaacacaggattgatggttgctgataatgggcctctgtacacctatattccataaaaaatcagccatttccagctacaatagtcatttgcaacattaacaatgtctacacgaGAGGTCTTTCAacaccgatactgattattggaggaccaaaaaaagccgataccggttaatcggacaattttattttctttaaattttttgggggggttgtaataatgacaatcacaacaatactgaatgaacacttaatataatacatcaataaaatcaatgtagtctcaaataaataatgaaacatgttcaatttggtttaaataatgcaaaaacaaagtgttggagaagaaagtaaaagtgcaatatgtgccatgtaagaaagctaacgtttaagttccttgctcagaacatgagaacatatgaaagctggtggttccttttaacatgagtcgtcaatattcccaggtaagacgttttaggttagTTATTATAGGTATTATAAgaatatttctctctataccatttgtatttcattaacctttgactattggatgttcttataggcactttaatattgccagtgtaacagtatagcatccatccctctcctccctgggctcgaaccaggaacacaatgacaacagccaccctcgaagcagcgttacccatgcagagcaaggggaacaaccactccaagtctcagagcgagtgatgtttgaaacgctattagcgcgcaccccactaactagctagccatttcacatcagttacacgagcctaatctcgggagttgataggcttgaagtcataaacagcgcaatgcttgacgcacaacaaagaggtgctggcaaaatgcactaaagtgctgtttgaatgaatgttacgaagcctgctggtgcctaccatcgctcagtcagactgctctatcaaatcatagacttacttataacataataacacagaaatacgagccttaggtcattaatatggtcgaatctggaaactatcatcttgaaaacaagacgtttattctttcagtgaaatacggaacagttctgtattttatctaaggggtggcatccattagtctaaagATTCCTgtaacattgcacaaccttcaatgttatgttataattacgtacaattctggcaaattagacagcccaaactgttgcatatactctgactctgcgtgcaatgaacgcaagaggaagtgacacaatttcacctggttaatattgcctgctaacctggatttcttttagctaaatatgcaggtttaaaaatatatacttgtgtattgattttaagaaaggcattgatgatcatggttaggtacacattggagcaacgatacgcaccacattgattatatgcaacgcaggacacgctagataactgcacatggttgatgatattactagtttatctagtgattatgattgattgttttttataagataagtttaattctagctagcaacttaccttggcttactgcattcgcttaacaggcagtctccttgtggagtgcagcGAGACGtaggtggttagtgttggactagtttaactgtaa
Coding sequences within:
- the pip4k2ca gene encoding phosphatidylinositol 5-phosphate 4-kinase type-2 gamma → MASSGNAVSSPMVILAPKTKTKKKHFVQQKVKVFRASGPVLSVFMWGVNHSINDLNQVPVPVMLLPDDFRANTKIKVNNHLFNKENLPGHFKFKEYCPQVFRNLRERFGIEDLDYQVSLTRSPPVRGGDTQGEGILLTSYDRTLVIKQISSEDVADMHGILSEYHQHIVKCHGSTLLPQFLGMYRVGVENEETYLIVMRNMFSHRLVVHRKYDLKGSLVSREASDKERVKELPTYKDMDFRNNMQKVYVNEEQKEKVMEKLNRDVEFLVKLKIMDYSLLLGIHDVGRAEREEEEGEEPSNEEEGEPENGLAQAPNMGSYGTSPEGIAGYMASCKPLEPGEFDPYVDVYAMRSAPGAPQREVYFMGLIDVLTQYDTKKKAAHAAKTVKHGAGAEISTVHPEQYAKRFRDFISNIFA